From one Leptospira mayottensis 200901116 genomic stretch:
- a CDS encoding LA_2444/LA_4059 family outer membrane protein produces the protein MIKKLLLFTLFISFATEIFSDDVDQLNYKTTSKDNSKKHSFELFLRFNRGSWLPEFIRRTSDANSSLGHSANYGIFTNYDPPSRDKKFENPDFKSFGFVYKNNFYKLMLDYNYLSFSQYFKVNYSYAGIFPGENHPFFGSGFLYNIHPFRTENKFALTKEIFNNDRFVFRIGGGARFLSITQKQQYPIFIPEYVQLISSVSTFSDVTKTYGPQVSVRSELRLFRGLSFRTNLDVFFLQGISKSNFEYFNTNEFISSKAVNKIQFHGLDLNTEISLFLFNHLRLFLGYELILSKAKFLQFNESNNSFDFYTSVSSELKKHEYTQNKSDSLNLFYFGTGFIF, from the coding sequence ATGATTAAAAAACTATTACTATTTACTTTGTTCATTTCTTTCGCCACGGAAATTTTTTCAGACGATGTTGACCAATTAAATTACAAAACCACATCGAAAGACAATTCGAAAAAGCATTCATTTGAATTGTTCCTTCGATTCAATCGAGGCTCTTGGTTGCCTGAATTTATCCGAAGAACGTCGGATGCAAATTCCTCCTTGGGACATTCCGCCAACTACGGCATTTTCACCAATTATGATCCACCGAGTAGAGACAAAAAGTTTGAAAATCCTGATTTTAAAAGTTTCGGATTTGTGTATAAAAATAACTTTTATAAGCTAATGCTTGACTATAACTATCTGTCTTTTTCTCAATATTTTAAAGTCAACTACAGTTATGCCGGAATCTTCCCGGGCGAGAATCATCCGTTTTTCGGTTCTGGATTTTTATACAACATCCACCCTTTTAGAACGGAAAATAAATTCGCACTTACTAAGGAAATTTTCAACAATGATCGTTTTGTATTTAGAATTGGCGGCGGTGCTAGATTTTTATCTATTACCCAAAAACAACAATATCCGATTTTTATTCCCGAATACGTTCAATTGATTTCCAGTGTCTCCACTTTTTCCGATGTCACTAAAACATACGGGCCTCAAGTCAGCGTAAGATCCGAATTACGATTATTCAGAGGTCTTTCCTTTAGAACAAATCTGGATGTTTTCTTCCTTCAGGGTATTTCTAAATCCAATTTCGAGTATTTTAATACAAACGAATTTATTTCCTCAAAAGCGGTCAATAAAATTCAATTTCATGGTCTCGATTTGAATACCGAGATCTCCTTGTTTCTTTTTAATCATCTCAGGTTATTTCTAGGATATGAATTAATCTTATCTAAAGCCAAATTTTTACAATTCAACGAGTCCAATAATTCTTTCGATTTTTATACTTCCGTCTCTTCCGAGTTAAAAAAACACGAATATACTCAGAATAAGTCGGATTCTTTGAATCTTTTCTACTTCGGTACGGGTTTTATTTTTTAA
- a CDS encoding helix-turn-helix domain-containing protein: MNTFEINNYKNFIELGITYFHFFSVVIGIILGFSKLFTNDDFKKSYGTVLYSFSFFLILNNGILFDQGNLRTENKITFGFYYGVFLYSSGAVLVCFSYVLETLDHPWNYCKRLLGTIPATTLLSYLIPQLYFISFIDILGFGVSVFTTVWFFKNVLISKKPIVYLNLSLFSFLISICFVLDFLGTMFDKKDFFFIAELLAGSLICYIVILEWSSPFLFDKSTAENIITDPEESHFSEELQIEGKLQSRNLLEGIDLNKVEIKLNHFLDSKGFIDEELRLPDFATDLGLTTHQASYYLNQYLNMRFTDFLQFHRINEVKDMIRINANYNLLNIALECGFNSASSFHRACVKYTGKSPRDLKKEIQSDS, from the coding sequence ATGAACACTTTCGAAATTAATAATTACAAGAATTTTATAGAATTAGGTATCACCTACTTCCACTTTTTCAGTGTAGTTATCGGTATAATTTTAGGATTTTCAAAACTTTTTACAAATGATGATTTTAAAAAATCTTACGGTACGGTTCTTTATTCTTTCTCGTTCTTTTTGATTCTAAACAATGGAATTCTTTTCGACCAAGGAAACTTACGAACTGAAAACAAAATTACATTCGGATTTTATTACGGCGTTTTTCTTTATTCCAGCGGAGCAGTTTTGGTTTGTTTCAGCTATGTGTTAGAAACTTTAGATCATCCTTGGAATTACTGCAAACGACTTTTAGGAACGATTCCTGCTACCACTCTACTCTCTTATTTGATTCCGCAACTTTACTTTATTTCATTCATTGACATTCTTGGGTTTGGCGTTTCCGTATTTACGACCGTTTGGTTTTTTAAAAATGTTTTAATATCTAAAAAACCTATTGTTTATCTCAACCTTTCTTTGTTCTCATTTTTAATTTCTATCTGTTTCGTTTTAGATTTTCTCGGTACGATGTTTGATAAGAAGGATTTCTTTTTTATTGCGGAATTACTCGCCGGGTCGCTCATCTGCTACATCGTTATCTTAGAATGGAGCTCTCCCTTTTTATTCGATAAATCTACAGCTGAAAACATAATTACAGATCCGGAAGAATCCCATTTTTCGGAAGAACTCCAAATAGAAGGAAAACTTCAAAGTCGAAACTTATTGGAAGGAATCGATTTAAACAAAGTCGAAATTAAATTGAATCATTTTTTAGATTCTAAAGGTTTTATCGACGAAGAACTGAGACTTCCTGATTTTGCCACTGACTTAGGTCTTACCACTCATCAAGCTTCTTACTACTTGAATCAATATTTGAATATGCGTTTTACCGATTTCCTCCAATTCCACAGAATCAACGAAGTCAAAGATATGATTCGTATAAACGCGAATTATAATCTTCTAAACATTGCTCTTGAATGCGGTTTCAATTCCGCTTCTTCGTTTCACAGAGCTTGTGTTAAATATACGGGTAAATCTCCTCGGGATCTTAAAAAAGAAATTCAATCGGATTCTTAA
- a CDS encoding LIMLP_19325 family protein, which produces MVFNYYQIVPLEISNSDLDEYEKYLGKSLNDEDREAILKFTSFRRILAIRKKLKLNL; this is translated from the coding sequence ATGGTATTCAATTATTACCAAATAGTGCCCTTAGAAATCTCCAATTCCGATTTAGACGAGTATGAAAAATATTTAGGGAAATCATTAAACGATGAGGACAGAGAAGCAATATTGAAATTCACGAGTTTTCGTAGGATTTTAGCGATCAGAAAGAAATTAAAATTAAACCTGTAG
- a CDS encoding helix-turn-helix domain-containing protein, with the protein MNFSIILKDLMSRKGWNQEDLAKAGEVKQPTVSRYLSGRTIPTLTFVVNLYKNEKIDPIIFVRNFELDPIDLELRKSREEKENLIKEVTVFLRFLKNSPDALEIFWKIYKMDQSGRKSMNALAERIIEE; encoded by the coding sequence ATGAATTTTAGCATAATCCTGAAAGATTTAATGAGTAGGAAGGGTTGGAATCAAGAGGATCTTGCTAAAGCAGGTGAGGTTAAACAACCGACTGTAAGTCGTTATTTGAGCGGCCGTACAATTCCGACGCTGACTTTTGTAGTAAATCTTTATAAAAACGAAAAGATTGATCCTATTATTTTTGTTCGTAATTTCGAGTTAGACCCAATTGATTTAGAATTAAGAAAATCGAGGGAAGAGAAAGAAAACTTAATCAAAGAAGTAACTGTCTTTCTGCGATTTTTAAAAAATTCTCCGGATGCCTTGGAAATATTCTGGAAAATTTATAAAATGGATCAATCGGGTAGGAAATCTATGAACGCCTTGGCAGAAAGAATTATAGAGGAATGA
- a CDS encoding membrane protein produces MFSEVYTLEAISALLFLASTCNLCLGFYVLFVIRKRFFDFGTLCILFGIWSALFAVPFFEGTETTFWTRTLTLPMIIAPLFLIRFIHSYVFDKEIPITGNLLILIVYVIPIYAFSYSDFYITSAWIQDAKLHFTAGILYDYFVIGGVLSIISSIIVLALGFKKRRGLNRVRFVYITTGILLWLLSIGTFTLLLRHLGLPEYNFVAPISCSLATATWSIGIIKINLFEISESAILENRNSIVAHANILILRKVDSQFYKKALISYRKNTIERIIQNFVDLQIHSELTVEEIYFYLATKEMAIIPL; encoded by the coding sequence ATGTTTTCAGAGGTTTATACTTTGGAAGCGATTTCAGCCCTACTCTTCTTAGCGTCAACATGCAATCTTTGCCTAGGCTTCTACGTTTTATTTGTCATACGGAAACGATTTTTTGATTTCGGGACCCTTTGCATTCTTTTTGGAATATGGAGTGCGCTTTTTGCAGTGCCGTTTTTCGAAGGAACGGAAACAACTTTCTGGACACGAACGCTAACATTACCCATGATCATTGCTCCTTTGTTTCTAATTCGATTCATTCACTCCTACGTTTTTGACAAAGAGATTCCAATAACCGGTAACCTGCTAATATTAATAGTTTATGTTATTCCTATTTATGCTTTTAGCTATTCGGATTTTTACATTACGAGTGCATGGATTCAAGATGCAAAACTGCATTTTACAGCCGGAATACTCTATGATTATTTCGTAATTGGTGGAGTTCTGAGTATAATTTCTTCAATAATAGTTCTTGCTTTGGGATTCAAAAAAAGAAGAGGACTAAACCGAGTTCGATTCGTCTATATCACGACCGGAATATTACTTTGGCTATTGTCAATAGGAACGTTTACATTGCTTCTTCGACACCTTGGCTTACCGGAATACAATTTTGTGGCTCCTATCAGTTGTAGCTTAGCAACAGCCACTTGGTCGATTGGAATTATCAAAATCAATTTGTTTGAAATTTCTGAAAGTGCAATCCTAGAAAATAGAAATTCCATCGTCGCCCACGCGAATATCTTAATACTAAGAAAAGTTGACTCGCAATTTTACAAAAAAGCATTGATAAGCTACAGAAAGAATACAATCGAAAGAATCATTCAAAATTTTGTAGACCTTCAAATCCACTCAGAACTTACTGTGGAAGAAATTTACTTCTACTTGGCAACAAAGGAAATGGCTATCATTCCTCTATAA
- a CDS encoding LBL_2463 family protein, with protein sequence MSHALLSSSSNKIRNKTEKNNLIQYLNCNYESNPNLIERAREFVQLQYSKLDYVGYDPNFDRQFDLNGFSQYFIALDENDEIIATSRIVSRGPFGLPIEYSYRSDIGKRTVIEDGNVAEMNSFAATKMNAGSKVLSLSTDFLLKRDFTSTYGLFDINRGAMGKLYNRIGAIESSLHPYLIYFPNYGKLIQGNVRPTLWKVQVSDKAKIIAKKSHS encoded by the coding sequence ATGTCACATGCCTTATTATCTAGCTCTTCTAATAAAATTCGTAATAAAACTGAAAAAAATAATTTAATTCAATATTTAAATTGTAATTACGAATCAAATCCAAATCTGATTGAGCGCGCAAGGGAATTTGTTCAACTCCAGTATTCTAAATTAGATTACGTCGGATATGACCCAAACTTCGATCGTCAATTTGATCTAAATGGATTTAGTCAGTATTTTATTGCTCTGGATGAAAACGATGAAATCATAGCGACTTCCCGAATCGTTTCTCGGGGGCCATTTGGCCTTCCAATCGAATATTCTTACAGGAGCGATATTGGAAAACGGACAGTTATCGAAGATGGAAATGTTGCTGAAATGAATTCATTTGCTGCCACTAAGATGAACGCTGGTTCGAAAGTTTTATCTTTAAGTACTGATTTTTTACTTAAACGTGATTTTACTTCCACATATGGATTATTCGATATAAATCGAGGTGCAATGGGAAAGCTCTATAACCGGATCGGAGCTATAGAATCTTCTTTACACCCATATTTAATTTACTTTCCAAACTATGGAAAGTTGATTCAAGGAAACGTTAGACCAACTTTATGGAAAGTACAAGTGTCAGATAAAGCTAAAATTATTGCAAAAAAAAGTCATTCGTGA
- a CDS encoding Rpn family recombination-promoting nuclease/putative transposase: MTEVNNPHDRLIRETFQDKKEAATFFKNTLPPEVVKLLDLENLELTESSFISEELKQEQTDLLFQIPLKSGNKSNVYLLFEHKSYLENTIYIQLLGYLTEIYRNQQRNGEPLSVVIPFVFYHGEKEWKLGDRFLDQFVLTKQETEILKDFIPDFKIDLFDLKEVELKKKLESITFQVTLGVVQKIREGDLEFVSHLPGLFSLLLGIEEESKRVAILRKLLLYIYWARDLKPTELKRVLERSKLEQYEELTVTTAERLISEGIQQGVEKGKIEGKIEGKIEGKIEGKIEGKLEDAGKMLKKGIDLKTVLEITGLSEKTLKENGIL; encoded by the coding sequence ATGACCGAAGTGAACAATCCTCACGATCGATTGATTCGAGAAACCTTTCAGGACAAAAAAGAAGCGGCTACTTTTTTCAAAAACACGTTACCGCCGGAAGTGGTCAAACTACTCGACTTGGAAAACTTGGAATTGACCGAATCGAGCTTTATATCCGAGGAACTAAAACAAGAACAAACGGATTTGCTGTTTCAAATCCCTCTCAAGTCCGGAAACAAGTCGAACGTCTATTTACTTTTCGAACACAAAAGTTATTTAGAAAACACCATCTATATTCAATTACTCGGATATTTAACGGAAATCTATCGAAACCAACAAAGAAATGGAGAGCCACTTTCCGTAGTCATTCCATTCGTGTTCTATCACGGAGAAAAAGAATGGAAATTGGGAGATCGATTTTTGGACCAGTTCGTATTAACAAAACAAGAAACGGAAATTCTAAAAGACTTTATCCCTGATTTTAAAATAGACTTGTTTGATCTAAAAGAAGTAGAGTTGAAGAAGAAGTTGGAAAGTATCACTTTTCAAGTCACTTTGGGAGTGGTTCAAAAAATCCGGGAAGGGGATTTGGAATTTGTTTCTCACTTACCGGGGTTATTTTCGCTACTATTAGGAATAGAGGAAGAATCGAAAAGGGTTGCAATCCTACGGAAACTGTTGTTGTATATTTATTGGGCCCGTGATTTAAAACCTACGGAACTCAAAAGAGTTTTGGAAAGATCAAAATTAGAACAATACGAGGAACTAACAGTGACTACAGCGGAGAGACTCATTTCAGAAGGCATACAACAAGGTGTTGAGAAAGGCAAGATTGAAGGCAAGATTGAAGGCAAGATTGAAGGCAAGATTGAAGGCAAGATTGAAGGCAAATTAGAAGATGCCGGTAAAATGTTAAAGAAAGGAATTGATCTAAAGACCGTTTTAGAAATTACAGGACTCTCCGAAAAAACCCTGAAGGAAAATGGAATTCTTTAA
- a CDS encoding BrnA antitoxin family protein has protein sequence MKTRKKIPHLKSESSEIDFWTKNDSADYIDYSKAKKVSFPNLKPTTKMISLRLPEALIDRLKVMANKKDIPYQSLIKLLLSDKVEEELRK, from the coding sequence ATGAAAACTCGTAAAAAAATACCTCATCTAAAATCAGAAAGTTCTGAAATTGATTTTTGGACTAAGAATGATTCTGCGGATTATATCGATTATTCAAAGGCTAAAAAAGTGTCTTTCCCAAATTTAAAGCCTACAACCAAAATGATTTCTCTGAGATTACCTGAAGCATTAATTGATAGATTGAAAGTTATGGCGAACAAGAAAGATATTCCATATCAATCTTTAATAAAGCTTTTACTTTCAGATAAAGTAGAAGAAGAGCTTAGAAAATAA
- a CDS encoding SH3 domain-containing protein has product MRLIVLLIVLFMIACSTRNAIVSYAIVRGDAVNVRSDSNLASKRIRIVKKGELLTLIKRSDHKDSIEGFSNYWYKYKNEAGEEGWVYGSFLTLYQNIHPNAGLFINKFKSTVSNLFPLVKKSSNKYTRYGGNYNDYEITISVEDGILILNELEKYDLREQKVTSVYILKDDRLFQIYRGLYPSFNYIESNCFITINSSGVQTYDMDKILNENFTSLPGAPFEQISELKTENYFFEYETSTGYILQKSKINKLIEKKYKLTNCKLSNLAQ; this is encoded by the coding sequence TTGAGATTGATTGTTCTTTTGATTGTTCTATTTATGATAGCCTGTTCGACAAGAAACGCTATTGTTTCTTATGCAATAGTTCGTGGAGATGCAGTTAATGTGAGAAGTGACTCCAATCTCGCTTCTAAAAGAATTCGAATTGTTAAGAAGGGAGAACTTTTAACATTAATCAAACGAAGCGATCATAAAGATTCGATCGAAGGGTTTAGCAATTATTGGTATAAATATAAAAATGAAGCAGGAGAAGAGGGTTGGGTCTATGGGTCCTTTTTGACTTTGTATCAGAATATACATCCTAATGCAGGATTGTTTATCAATAAATTTAAATCTACAGTTTCTAATTTATTTCCTCTAGTAAAAAAATCTTCCAATAAATATACACGATACGGTGGTAATTATAATGATTATGAAATTACGATTTCCGTCGAAGATGGAATTTTAATTTTAAATGAATTAGAGAAATACGATTTGCGTGAGCAAAAAGTTACTTCCGTTTATATATTAAAAGATGACAGGCTATTTCAAATTTACCGAGGTCTATATCCAAGCTTTAACTATATTGAATCTAACTGTTTTATTACTATCAACAGTTCCGGTGTGCAAACTTATGATATGGACAAAATACTTAATGAAAATTTTACTTCCCTTCCTGGAGCTCCATTTGAGCAAATTTCGGAATTGAAGACTGAAAACTATTTTTTTGAATACGAAACTTCAACGGGATATATACTACAGAAAAGTAAAATAAACAAATTGATTGAAAAAAAATATAAACTAACCAACTGCAAACTATCGAATTTAGCTCAGTAA
- a CDS encoding STAS-like domain-containing protein: MNSSVKITFENNILSSRENGRLKRQEVEKLLNLGNSIVFDISNIRFIAGSYADELFGVLFIKLGDEFKNRISFKVRNKEESASVISTISDALDIRLNITSTNKDPVLSNFP, encoded by the coding sequence ATGAATAGCAGCGTAAAAATTACTTTTGAAAATAATATTCTTTCTTCTCGTGAAAACGGCCGTCTCAAACGCCAAGAAGTTGAGAAGCTCCTTAACCTTGGGAATTCTATAGTGTTTGATATTTCCAATATTCGCTTCATCGCAGGATCTTACGCAGACGAGTTATTTGGAGTACTTTTCATCAAATTGGGTGACGAATTTAAAAACCGAATCAGTTTCAAAGTTCGGAATAAAGAAGAAAGTGCTTCTGTTATTTCGACAATCTCTGACGCATTAGATATTCGTTTAAATATCACTTCTACGAATAAAGATCCAGTTCTAAGCAACTTCCCATAA
- a CDS encoding IS5 family transposase, whose protein sequence is MDKYYSEIPDALWEKIEPLIPKVRANLQGGRNRLPTRVVMAGIIYRMKTGCQWRAIPSNFGSGQTCHRRFQEWERAGVFKKVYKSILKYYDVKNKIAWDWASMDSAIVKAPKGGV, encoded by the coding sequence ATGGACAAATATTATTCAGAGATCCCCGATGCACTTTGGGAAAAAATAGAACCATTAATCCCAAAAGTTAGGGCAAATCTCCAAGGAGGTCGCAATCGATTACCTACAAGAGTGGTAATGGCGGGGATCATCTATCGAATGAAAACAGGCTGTCAGTGGCGGGCAATTCCGAGTAACTTCGGATCTGGTCAAACTTGTCACAGAAGATTCCAAGAATGGGAGCGAGCGGGAGTATTCAAAAAGGTTTATAAATCTATTTTAAAATATTATGATGTGAAGAATAAGATAGCATGGGACTGGGCCTCGATGGATTCCGCAATTGTTAAAGCTCCCAAAGGGGGAGTTTAA
- a CDS encoding IS5 family transposase produces the protein MLTDGNGIPLAITLSGANVHDKHNVKETLNSILIFSGRRKKKPKHLCLDKGYDFKDTEKLIRRRNIRPHIRRRGEKPLIGKYKGKPRRWVVERTNSWHNRFRAILIRWERKSENYMASLYLASTIIVFNFFNR, from the coding sequence ATTCTTACGGATGGAAATGGAATTCCATTGGCCATAACATTGAGTGGAGCCAATGTTCATGACAAGCATAACGTAAAAGAGACTTTAAATTCAATCCTGATTTTTTCCGGTAGAAGAAAAAAGAAACCAAAACATCTCTGTCTTGATAAAGGATATGACTTTAAAGATACGGAAAAATTAATTAGAAGAAGAAATATCCGGCCTCACATTCGAAGAAGAGGCGAGAAACCATTGATCGGTAAATATAAAGGAAAGCCTCGAAGATGGGTCGTTGAAAGAACTAACAGTTGGCACAATCGATTCAGGGCTATCCTTATCCGGTGGGAAAGAAAATCTGAAAATTATATGGCTTCTCTTTACCTCGCGAGCACTATTATTGTTTTCAATTTCTTTAATAGATAG
- a CDS encoding transposase translates to MARKTQYDERFKKSTVELLIKSRKSMTQISKDLGVSLNTLINWKKRVSA, encoded by the coding sequence ATGGCTCGTAAAACACAATATGACGAAAGATTTAAGAAGAGTACGGTCGAACTCCTGATAAAGTCCAGGAAATCAATGACCCAGATATCGAAGGATTTGGGAGTTTCTTTGAATACCTTGATAAATTGGAAGAAGAGAGTGTCGGCTTGA
- a CDS encoding IS256 family transposase — translation MSKPKNRAEDLLGNEGLLKQLTKSLIERAMQGEMTHHLGYEKNSSLGNNTGNSRNGKSSKKLKGDFGTIDLEIPRDRNGSFEPQIIQKGQTRFTGFDDKIISMYSRGMTTREITQHLQEIYQVEVSADLISEVTDSVMTTVIEWQNRPLDKVYPILIMDALVVKVRDGHHVQNKSFYLALGINLQGTKEILGIWVERTEGAKFWLQILTDLKNRGVEDILIACVDGLKGFPDTIISVFPNAQVQLCIVHMVRNSLKWVSYKQKKELMIDLKAIYKSPSAEIAKKSLDDFSTKWDSQYPMISKSWRNNWESVIPFLAYPPNIRKAIYTTNAIESMNMGLRKIIKNRGSFPTDEAAIKLLYLALNNMSKKWTMPIQDWGKAMNQFSIIFGDRLKFDSF, via the coding sequence ATGAGCAAACCCAAAAATCGAGCTGAAGATCTACTGGGAAATGAAGGCCTCTTAAAGCAACTAACGAAATCACTGATAGAGCGAGCGATGCAAGGTGAGATGACGCATCACCTTGGATATGAGAAGAATTCCTCGTTGGGCAATAACACAGGAAATTCTCGGAATGGAAAAAGTAGCAAAAAGCTCAAAGGAGATTTTGGAACAATCGATTTGGAAATACCTCGAGACAGAAACGGCAGTTTCGAACCTCAGATCATACAAAAAGGTCAGACACGTTTTACCGGCTTCGATGACAAAATCATTTCGATGTATTCACGCGGAATGACCACACGAGAAATTACCCAACATCTCCAAGAAATCTATCAAGTGGAAGTCTCAGCGGATCTGATCTCAGAAGTCACCGATTCGGTAATGACCACGGTGATCGAGTGGCAGAATCGCCCCTTGGATAAAGTATATCCAATTCTCATCATGGACGCGTTAGTCGTAAAGGTGAGAGACGGCCACCACGTTCAAAACAAATCCTTCTATTTGGCTTTAGGAATCAATCTACAGGGCACAAAAGAGATACTTGGGATTTGGGTGGAGCGCACCGAAGGAGCGAAGTTCTGGCTTCAGATCTTAACCGATTTAAAGAATCGCGGAGTTGAAGATATCTTAATCGCCTGCGTTGACGGGTTAAAAGGATTTCCGGATACGATCATATCAGTTTTTCCTAATGCACAAGTTCAACTTTGTATCGTTCATATGGTAAGGAATTCTTTGAAATGGGTTTCTTACAAACAGAAGAAAGAGTTGATGATTGATTTAAAGGCTATCTACAAATCTCCGTCGGCAGAGATTGCTAAGAAAAGCCTTGATGATTTTTCAACCAAATGGGACAGTCAATATCCGATGATCAGCAAGTCCTGGAGAAACAATTGGGAATCGGTGATTCCTTTTTTGGCTTATCCACCTAATATTCGTAAGGCGATTTACACCACAAACGCCATCGAATCTATGAATATGGGGCTAAGAAAAATTATCAAGAATCGGGGTTCGTTTCCTACCGATGAAGCGGCTATCAAGCTTCTTTATTTAGCTTTGAATAATATGTCTAAAAAATGGACCATGCCTATTCAAGATTGGGGAAAAGCAATGAATCAATTTTCGATTATTTTCGGCGATCGGTTGAAGTTCGATTCGTTTTAA